A single Anas acuta chromosome 27, bAnaAcu1.1, whole genome shotgun sequence DNA region contains:
- the TCF7L1 gene encoding transcription factor 7-like 1 isoform X1: MRGGCWRKGQGRRRCRGGGTRSTLGGLREAMQAGMHLSRGGRVNAPRSSSLRAGLSFQLLRIRKYLQMKWPLLDVPAGATLKDSRSPSPAHLSNKVPVVQHAHHMHPLTPLITYSNDHFSPGSPPGHLSPEIDPKTGIPRPPHPPELPPYYPLSPGAVGQIPHPLGWLVPQQGQPVYSIPPGGFRHPYPALAMNASMSSLMSSRFSPHMVPPPAHGLHPSGIPHPTIVSPIVKQEPAQPSASPSGSSKSPVTVKKEEEKKPHIKKPLNAFMLYMKEMRAKVVAECTLKESAAINQILGRRWHSLSREEQAKYYELARKERQLHSQLYPTWSARDNYGKKKKRKREKLAQQQSHDTESALASKSKKPCVQYLPAEKPCDSPASSHGSMLDSPATPSAALASPAAPAATHSEQAQPLSLTTKPEARAQLAFLSGKAASSSSSSSSSSSSSSSSSSSSSLGSPPSLLSRPIPFTSVPSTALLSSPPSFAPSPQAALAVLQTQPLSLVTKPAD; the protein is encoded by the exons atGCGGGGGGGATGCTGGAGGAAAGGGCAAGGCAGGAGGCgatgccggggggggggcacacggaGCACtttgggggggctgcgggaggcgaTGCAGGCGGGGATGCATCTTTCCAGAGGCGGAAGAGTTAACGCTCCCCGCAGCTCCTCGCTCCGAGCTGGGCTTTCCTTCCAGCTGCTTCGGATCAGGAAG TACCTGCAGATGAAGTGGCCGCTGCTGGACGTGCCGGCCGGTGCCACGCTCAAGGACAGCCGCTCGCCGTCGCCCGCGCACTTG TCCAACAAGGTCCCGGTGGTGCAGCACGCCCACCACATGCACCCGCTGACGCCGCTCATCACCTACAGCAACGACCACTTCTCGCCGGGCTCGCCACCCGGCCACCTCTCACCCGAGATCGACCCAAAGACGG GAATCCCGCGGCCGCCCCACCCGCCCGAGCTGCCCCCCTACTACCCGCTGTCGCCAGGAGCCGTGGGCCAGATCCCGCACCCGCTGGGCTGGCTCGTGCCGCA gcagggacagcccGTGTACTCCATCCCCCCCGGTGGCTTTCGGCACCCCTACCCAGCCCTCGCCATGAACGCCTCCATGTCCAG CCTGATGTCCAGCCGCTTCTCCCCGCACATGGTCCCGCCGCCCGCCCACGGGCTGCACCCCTCGGGCATCCCGCACCCCACCATCGTCTCGCCCATCGTGAAGCAGGAACCCGCCCAGCCCAGCGCCAGCCCCAGCGGCAGCTC GAAATCCCCGGTCACtgtgaagaaggaggaggagaagaagccCCACATCAAGAAGCCGCTCAACGCCTTCATGTTGTACATGAAGGAGATGAGGGCCAAGGTGGTGGCCGAGTGCACGCTGAAGGAGAGCGCGGCCATCAACCAGATCCTGGGCAGGCGG TGGCACTCGCTGTCGAGGGAGGAGCAGGCGAAGTACTACGAGCTGGCACGGAAGGAGAGGCAGCTGCACTCGCAGCTCTACCCAACGTGGTCCGCGCGGGACAACTAC ggcaagaaaaagaagaggaagcgAGAAAAGCTGGCCCAGCAGCAAAGCCACGACACGGAGA GCGCGCTGGCCTCCAAGAGCAAGAAGCCGTGCGTGCAGTACCTGCCGGCCGAGAAGCCCTGCGACAGCCCCGCCTCGTCCCACGGCAGCATGCTGGATTCGCCCGCCACGCCGTCGGCCGCCCTGGCCTCCCCGGCCGCCCCGGCTGCCACCCACTCGGAACAGGCTCAGCCGCTCTCGCTCACCACCAAGCCGGAGGCCAGGGCTCAGCTCGCCTTCCTCTCGGGCAAAGccgcctcttcctcctcctcctcctcctcttcttcttcctcctcctcctcctcctcctcctcctcgagCCTCGGCAGCCCGCCCTCGCTCCTCTCCAGACCCATCCCCTTCACCTCGGTGCCCTCCACggctctcctctcctcgcctCCGTCCTTCGCGCCGTCCCCGCAGGCTGCCCTGGCCGTGCTGCAGACGCAGCCCCTCTCCCTGGTCACCAAACCGGCTGACTAA
- the DBNL gene encoding LOW QUALITY PROTEIN: drebrin-like protein (The sequence of the model RefSeq protein was modified relative to this genomic sequence to represent the inferred CDS: deleted 2 bases in 1 codon) encodes MALNLSKNGRALQEAYGRVVAAGSSTDWALFTYEGNSNDLRVAGCGDGGLEEMVEELNSGKVMYAFCRVKDPNSGLPKYVLVNWTGEGVNDVRKGACANHVSTVAGFLKGAHVTINARAEEDVEPELIMEKVAKASGANYSFHKESGRFQDAGPQAPVGSVYQKTNAMSEIKRVNKDNFWAKAEKDEENRRLEEKRRAEEERQRLERERRERELQEAAGREQRYKARSNEIEAQKRLQQEAERRDREQQQRKEQAEEEEVEQRRGFRRSESVEKAQEAASLIAQRAVNPRDIFKQKERSAPGDTAAAAQPGKLRSPFLQREANAVPSPGPPARETPPASPVPAAGYNSSAPEPPEDEANVYEEPPDASAIYEEPPQDHADGAKYDYSAEYQQTPDLAGKGLCARALYDYQAADDTEISFDPENIITNIEMIDEGWWRGYGPDGHFGMFPANYVELIE; translated from the exons ATGGCGCTGAACCTCAGCAAGAACGGGCGGGCGCTGCAGGAGGCCTACGGCAGGGTGGTGGCGGCGGGGAGCAGCACCGactg GGCCCTGTTCACCTATGAAGGCAACAGCAACGACCTGCGCGTGGCCGGCTGCGGGG ATGGGGGCCTGGAGGAGATGGTGGAGGAGCTCAACAGCGGGAAGGTGATGTACGCCTTCTGCAGGGTGAAGGACCCCAACTCCGGCCTGCCCAAATACGTCCTCGTCAACTGG ACGGGCGAAGGCGTCAACGACGTGCGGAAAGGAGCCTGCGCCAACCACGTCAGCACCGTCGCCGGCTTCCTAAAG GGCGCGCACGTCACCATCAACGCCCGTGCCGAGGAGGACGTGGAGCCCGAGCTCATCATGGAGAAGGTGGCCAAAGCCTCGGGGGCCAACTACAGCTTCCACAAGGAGAGCGGCCGCTTCCAGGACGCCGGACCCCAGGCTCCCGTG GGCTCCGTCTACCAGAAGACGAACGCGATGTCCGAAATCAAGAGGGTGAATAAGGATAACTTCTGGGCCAAAGCCGAG AAAGACGAGGAGAACCGGCggctggaggagaagaggcGGGCGGAGGAGGAGCGGCAGCGGCTGGAGCGCGAGCGGCGCGAgcgggagctgcaggaggcggcggggagggagcAGAGATACAAAGCCCGCTCCAACGAAATCGAGGCCCAGAA gaggctgcagcaggaggcggAGaggagggacagggagcagcagcagcgg AAGGAGCAGGCGGAGGAGGAAGAGGTC GAGCAGCGGAGAGGCTTCAGGAGGAGCGAGTCGGTGGAGAAAGCCCAG GAGGCAGCGTCGCTGATCGCACAGAGGGCAGTGAACCCCCGGGACATCTTCAAGCAGAAGGAGAGGTCGGCACCCGGGGACAcggcagctgctgcccagccag GCAAATTGCGCAGCCCCTTCCTGCAGAGGGAGGCGAACGCGgtgcccagccccggccccccggcGCGGGAGACGCCGCCAGCATCGCCGGTGCCCGCTGCAG GGTACAACTCGAGCgccccggagccccccgagGACGAGGCCAATGTGTACGAGGAGCCGCCGGATGCCTCGGCCATCTACGAGGAGCCCCCTCAG GACCACGCTGATGGGGCCAAGTACGACTACTCGGCCGAGTACCAGCAGACGCCGGACCTGGCGGGGAAGGGGCTGTGTGCCCGGGCGCTCTACGACTACCAAGCGG CTGATGACACTGAGATCTCGTTTGACCCTGAGAACATCATCACCAACATCGAGATGATCGACGAGGGCTGGTGGCGGGGCTACGGCCCCGACGGCCACTTCGGCATGTTCCCCGCCAACTACGTGGAACTGATCGAGTaa
- the TCF7L1 gene encoding transcription factor 7-like 1 isoform X3, translating to MKWPLLDVPAGATLKDSRSPSPAHLSNKVPVVQHAHHMHPLTPLITYSNDHFSPGSPPGHLSPEIDPKTGIPRPPHPPELPPYYPLSPGAVGQIPHPLGWLVPQQGQPVYSIPPGGFRHPYPALAMNASMSSLMSSRFSPHMVPPPAHGLHPSGIPHPTIVSPIVKQEPAQPSASPSGSSKSPVTVKKEEEKKPHIKKPLNAFMLYMKEMRAKVVAECTLKESAAINQILGRRWHSLSREEQAKYYELARKERQLHSQLYPTWSARDNYGKKKKRKREKLAQQQSHDTESALASKSKKPCVQYLPAEKPCDSPASSHGSMLDSPATPSAALASPAAPAATHSEQAQPLSLTTKPEARAQLAFLSGKAASSSSSSSSSSSSSSSSSSSSSLGSPPSLLSRPIPFTSVPSTALLSSPPSFAPSPQAALAVLQTQPLSLVTKPAD from the exons ATGAAGTGGCCGCTGCTGGACGTGCCGGCCGGTGCCACGCTCAAGGACAGCCGCTCGCCGTCGCCCGCGCACTTG TCCAACAAGGTCCCGGTGGTGCAGCACGCCCACCACATGCACCCGCTGACGCCGCTCATCACCTACAGCAACGACCACTTCTCGCCGGGCTCGCCACCCGGCCACCTCTCACCCGAGATCGACCCAAAGACGG GAATCCCGCGGCCGCCCCACCCGCCCGAGCTGCCCCCCTACTACCCGCTGTCGCCAGGAGCCGTGGGCCAGATCCCGCACCCGCTGGGCTGGCTCGTGCCGCA gcagggacagcccGTGTACTCCATCCCCCCCGGTGGCTTTCGGCACCCCTACCCAGCCCTCGCCATGAACGCCTCCATGTCCAG CCTGATGTCCAGCCGCTTCTCCCCGCACATGGTCCCGCCGCCCGCCCACGGGCTGCACCCCTCGGGCATCCCGCACCCCACCATCGTCTCGCCCATCGTGAAGCAGGAACCCGCCCAGCCCAGCGCCAGCCCCAGCGGCAGCTC GAAATCCCCGGTCACtgtgaagaaggaggaggagaagaagccCCACATCAAGAAGCCGCTCAACGCCTTCATGTTGTACATGAAGGAGATGAGGGCCAAGGTGGTGGCCGAGTGCACGCTGAAGGAGAGCGCGGCCATCAACCAGATCCTGGGCAGGCGG TGGCACTCGCTGTCGAGGGAGGAGCAGGCGAAGTACTACGAGCTGGCACGGAAGGAGAGGCAGCTGCACTCGCAGCTCTACCCAACGTGGTCCGCGCGGGACAACTAC ggcaagaaaaagaagaggaagcgAGAAAAGCTGGCCCAGCAGCAAAGCCACGACACGGAGA GCGCGCTGGCCTCCAAGAGCAAGAAGCCGTGCGTGCAGTACCTGCCGGCCGAGAAGCCCTGCGACAGCCCCGCCTCGTCCCACGGCAGCATGCTGGATTCGCCCGCCACGCCGTCGGCCGCCCTGGCCTCCCCGGCCGCCCCGGCTGCCACCCACTCGGAACAGGCTCAGCCGCTCTCGCTCACCACCAAGCCGGAGGCCAGGGCTCAGCTCGCCTTCCTCTCGGGCAAAGccgcctcttcctcctcctcctcctcctcttcttcttcctcctcctcctcctcctcctcctcctcgagCCTCGGCAGCCCGCCCTCGCTCCTCTCCAGACCCATCCCCTTCACCTCGGTGCCCTCCACggctctcctctcctcgcctCCGTCCTTCGCGCCGTCCCCGCAGGCTGCCCTGGCCGTGCTGCAGACGCAGCCCCTCTCCCTGGTCACCAAACCGGCTGACTAA
- the TCF7L1 gene encoding transcription factor 7-like 1 isoform X2, with amino-acid sequence MLPELGSPYLSNGALSPGGARTYLQMKWPLLDVPAGATLKDSRSPSPAHLSNKVPVVQHAHHMHPLTPLITYSNDHFSPGSPPGHLSPEIDPKTGIPRPPHPPELPPYYPLSPGAVGQIPHPLGWLVPQQGQPVYSIPPGGFRHPYPALAMNASMSSLMSSRFSPHMVPPPAHGLHPSGIPHPTIVSPIVKQEPAQPSASPSGSSKSPVTVKKEEEKKPHIKKPLNAFMLYMKEMRAKVVAECTLKESAAINQILGRRWHSLSREEQAKYYELARKERQLHSQLYPTWSARDNYGKKKKRKREKLAQQQSHDTESALASKSKKPCVQYLPAEKPCDSPASSHGSMLDSPATPSAALASPAAPAATHSEQAQPLSLTTKPEARAQLAFLSGKAASSSSSSSSSSSSSSSSSSSSSLGSPPSLLSRPIPFTSVPSTALLSSPPSFAPSPQAALAVLQTQPLSLVTKPAD; translated from the exons ATGCTCCCCGAGCTGGGCAGCCCCTACCTCTCCAACGGAGCCCTGTCCCCCGGCGGCGCCCGCACC TACCTGCAGATGAAGTGGCCGCTGCTGGACGTGCCGGCCGGTGCCACGCTCAAGGACAGCCGCTCGCCGTCGCCCGCGCACTTG TCCAACAAGGTCCCGGTGGTGCAGCACGCCCACCACATGCACCCGCTGACGCCGCTCATCACCTACAGCAACGACCACTTCTCGCCGGGCTCGCCACCCGGCCACCTCTCACCCGAGATCGACCCAAAGACGG GAATCCCGCGGCCGCCCCACCCGCCCGAGCTGCCCCCCTACTACCCGCTGTCGCCAGGAGCCGTGGGCCAGATCCCGCACCCGCTGGGCTGGCTCGTGCCGCA gcagggacagcccGTGTACTCCATCCCCCCCGGTGGCTTTCGGCACCCCTACCCAGCCCTCGCCATGAACGCCTCCATGTCCAG CCTGATGTCCAGCCGCTTCTCCCCGCACATGGTCCCGCCGCCCGCCCACGGGCTGCACCCCTCGGGCATCCCGCACCCCACCATCGTCTCGCCCATCGTGAAGCAGGAACCCGCCCAGCCCAGCGCCAGCCCCAGCGGCAGCTC GAAATCCCCGGTCACtgtgaagaaggaggaggagaagaagccCCACATCAAGAAGCCGCTCAACGCCTTCATGTTGTACATGAAGGAGATGAGGGCCAAGGTGGTGGCCGAGTGCACGCTGAAGGAGAGCGCGGCCATCAACCAGATCCTGGGCAGGCGG TGGCACTCGCTGTCGAGGGAGGAGCAGGCGAAGTACTACGAGCTGGCACGGAAGGAGAGGCAGCTGCACTCGCAGCTCTACCCAACGTGGTCCGCGCGGGACAACTAC ggcaagaaaaagaagaggaagcgAGAAAAGCTGGCCCAGCAGCAAAGCCACGACACGGAGA GCGCGCTGGCCTCCAAGAGCAAGAAGCCGTGCGTGCAGTACCTGCCGGCCGAGAAGCCCTGCGACAGCCCCGCCTCGTCCCACGGCAGCATGCTGGATTCGCCCGCCACGCCGTCGGCCGCCCTGGCCTCCCCGGCCGCCCCGGCTGCCACCCACTCGGAACAGGCTCAGCCGCTCTCGCTCACCACCAAGCCGGAGGCCAGGGCTCAGCTCGCCTTCCTCTCGGGCAAAGccgcctcttcctcctcctcctcctcctcttcttcttcctcctcctcctcctcctcctcctcctcgagCCTCGGCAGCCCGCCCTCGCTCCTCTCCAGACCCATCCCCTTCACCTCGGTGCCCTCCACggctctcctctcctcgcctCCGTCCTTCGCGCCGTCCCCGCAGGCTGCCCTGGCCGTGCTGCAGACGCAGCCCCTCTCCCTGGTCACCAAACCGGCTGACTAA
- the CAPG gene encoding macrophage-capping protein: MYTALPKSGSPFGPVPTRPGLHIWRVEKLRPVPVPEASWGTFFSGDAYLVLHLGPEEQAHLHLWIGREASQDEQGACALLCTQLNAALGERPVTHREVQGNESDEFMEYFPRGVTYQEGGVDSAFRSVRPSAGPGPVRRLYQVKGRKKIRATERDLSWASFNTGDCFVLDLGETIFTWCGARCNVLERSRAQELAAAIRDGERGGKARLEVVVDGEEPPEMLQVLGPKPSLQEGSPEEDAVADQSAGTAVLYKVSDATGRMDLTEVSRSSPFSQSLLCPDDCFVLDTGAGGKVYVWKGRKANEQERQAALSVAEQTIARMGYSPRTQVEILPQGRETPLFKQFFTNWK, encoded by the exons ATGTACACGGCGCTCCCCAAAAG CGGCTCCCCCTTCGGCCCCGTGCCCACCCGCCCGGGGCTGCACATCTGGCGGGTGGAGAAGCTgcgcccggtgccggtgccggaGGCGTCCTGGGGCACCTTTTTTTCGGGGGACGCCTACCtggtgctgcacctggggcCCGAGGAGCAAGCCCACCTGCACCTCTGGATCG GCCGGGAGGCGTCGCAGGACGAGCAGGGTGCCTGCGCCCTCCTCTGCACCCAGCTGAACGCGGCGCTGGGCGAGCGCCCGGTCACCCACCGCGAGGTGCAGGGCAACGAATCCGACGAGTTCATGGAGTACTTCCCCCGCGGCGTCACCTACCAG gaggGCGGCGTGGATTCGGCCTTCAGGTCCGTGCGCCCCagcgccggccccggccccgtgcGCCGGCTCTACCAGGTGAAGGGCAGGAAGAAAATTCGGGCGACCGAGCGGGACCTGAGCTGGGCCAGCTTCAACACCGGCGACTGCTTCGTCCTCGACCTGGGTGAG ACCATCTTCACCTGGTGCGGGGCTCGCTGCAACGTGCTGGAGCGCAGCCGTGCCCAGGAGCTGGCGGCGGCCATCCGGGACGGCGAGCGGGGTGGCAAGGCCCggctggaggtggtggtggacGGCGAGGAGCCACCGGAGATGCTGCAG GTGCTGGGCCCCAAGCCCAGCTTGCAGGAGGGCAGCCCCGAGGAGGACGCGGTGGCCGACCAGAGCGCGGGGACGGCCGTCCTCTACAAG GTGTCGGACGCGACGGGGCGCATGGACCTGACCGAGGTGTCCAGGAGCAGCCCCTTCAGCCAGAGCCTGCTCTGCCCCGACGACTGCTTCGTGCTGGACACGGGCGCCGGGGGAAAGGTCTACGTGTGGAAag GGCGCAAAGCCAACGAGCAGGAGCGCCAGGCGGCTCTCAGCGTGGCCGAGCAGACCATCGCCCGCATGGGCTACTCGCCCCGCACGCAG GTGGAGATCCTGCCGCAGGGCCGCGAGACGCCCCTCTTCAAGCAGTTCTTCACCAACTGGAAGTGA